GCTCGTCACGACGGAACTTGACGCGGGCCTCTGGTACGCCCGCGCGGCGACGGGCGCGAAGTGCCCGAAGGTACGCGCCGGGATGCGCGGCTGGGGCGCGGACGAGACGAGCTGGGGGCCGGCCTAGCCGTCGGCTTCTGTGCTCGCGCGTTCGATCATGTGCCCGCTTCGACTTGCTCCGCCGGCGGGGTGAGTCCGTACATGTATGCGCGGCTCTCGTGCTCGAGCACGGTGGCCCGGGTCTTCGCGAGCTCGTCCGGCGATAGCGTGGCGAGCCTAACGAGCTCCATGGTCTCTCGCTCTTCGTCCTCCTCGCCGAGCCAGCCGATGCGCACGCTGCCCACCCCGCGGGCGTAGTACTTGAGCTGAGAGATGCCGGGGATGGCGGGTTCGAACTCCTCGATGACCAAGACATCGGAGTAGCAGCCCAAGCGGATGCAGGTCCTCTGACCGACCTGATAGACCCTCGCGTTGTCGTCCCAGTCCCACGGAGGTGGCGCGAACCCTTGCGAGTAAGGGGGCGCGCCCAGTTTCGGCGACGCCGTCATCTGGATACCGGCCTTTGCGCCCTCGAGATACCCCACGAGCCAGAGGCGGCCCCCCGCGAAATGGCCGCCCTCCTCGTAGTGCTCGACGTACTCTCCGAGATGCCAGACGTTCCCGTCCTTGTCCTGCGCGAGGAAGATGAGCTCCGACTCGGAGAGCTCGTTGTCGTTGTAGTCCCTGTCCCATCCGACGAGGACGCGGACGCCGGCGATGACCTTGGTCAGGTCGGTCACGGTGAACACCACGCGGCGACGGATCCGTTCACCGTCTTCGAAAGCACTGCCCTCGAAGGTCATCTGCGTGCCGGGCTTGAGCGGCCACCACTCGTTGTCGATCGTGGCCGACGTCTCGTCGAAGATGCTGGGATCGAAGTTCACGGGGTACGGCGGGGGTGAAGGTCGTTCGATCGTCGCGACCGTTCTGGCTCGGTCGCTGCATGCACTTGCGGTGACCAAGACAAGAGCAGCGCACGCGATGCGGATAGCCTTCATCTCAACCTCCGGACTCAACGTTTCGGTTAAAACCCTCCGCCCTATTCCTCGTGCGGGTCTAAGCCGCGATCTGGACCCGTCTCCCGCGTGCGAATCGCAAGTAGAGCGACGGTACGACGAAAAGGTTGATCAAGGTCGACGTGATGAGGCCGCCGATGATGACCAGGGCCATCGGATACTCGATCTCTTGCCCGGGGATCTGGCCGGTGACGAGCAGCGGGACCAAGGCGAGGCCCGTGGTGAGCGTGGTCATCATGATCGGCGAGAGCCGTTCCTTCGCGCCGCGAAGGACCAGAGCGGGACCGAAGGACTCACCTTCGAACCGCTCGAGATGCTGGAAGTGACTGATCATCATGATCCCGTTCCGAGCGACCACGCCCAGCACCGTGAAGAACCCGACGAGGGAGCCGAGTGAAAGGACCCGTCCGCCGAAGTAGACGGTGAGGATCCCTCCGACCATCGCCATCGGGAGCGTCAGGAAGGACAGTGTTGCGAGCCGGGGACTCCCGAAGGACACCATGAGCAGCATGAAGATCCCGATCGCGGCGACGATGGCCCAGCCGAACAGGCGCGTCTGTGCGGCCTGACGTTCCGTGTACTCGCCGAGCAGCTCGTAGCGATACTCGAGTGGGAAGTCGACCTCCGCCAGCTTGGACTCGAAGTCGCGTACGACGGACCCGAGGTCTCGCCCTTCAACGTTCGCCTCGATCTGGATCCGCCGCTGGAGGCCTTGGTGTCTCACGAAGTTCGGAACGGTCCGGATGGCGACCTCGGCAACTTCGTTCAGGCGAACCTGGCCGCCCTCGGGGGTGTCGATGCGAAGATTCTGGATGTCCGTCAGGCTGTTCCGCGCCTCGGGGATGCTCCACACCTGCACGTCGTAGGCCCTGCCGGCGCGGAAGATATCGCCGACCTCTTCGCCGGCGATCATCGTGGAAGCGATCCTGCGCACGTCTCCGGGTTTGATCCCGTGGCGTTGCGCGGCGGCGAGGTTCACCTCGACCTGGATCTGCGGTTCTTCGACTTGGAGCTCGACGTGCTCCTCGATCGTGCCGGGGATGCCGCGGAGGATCTCTTCGATCTCGGCGGCCTTGCTGCGGAGGACTTGCAAGTCCGGGCCGTAGACGCGAACCACGATCGCGTCGGAGGATCCGGTGAGCACCTCCCTGATCCGCTCCTTGAGGTAGGTCTGCACGTCGCGGTAGATGCCCGGGTAGCCGTCCACGACCTCCTGGATCTTGGCGTGCGTCGCGTCGTAGTCGGCCTTGGGGTCGACGCTGATCCAGTTCTCACCGAAATAGACGCCGTACGGCTCGTCGCCGAGCAGCGCGTTGCCGATGTGTGCTCCGAAGTTCCGGACACCCGGGATCGCTCGAAGCTCCTTGCTCGACGCCGTCGTAACGCGCACCTCTTCCTCCAGCGACGTGCCCGGCTTGGTCAACCAATGCATCAGGAAGTCCCGCTCCTTGAACTCGGGCAGCAGCGACTGGCCGAGAGCTGGCGCGGCCACGATGCCTGCCAGCAGAACGACGGCGACGGCGCCGTACGCGGGACGCGGCGTTCGGAGGATCCGGCCGAGGATCGCCGTGTAACCGCGTTGGAGCACGCGCACGACCGGGGACTCGCGACGTTCGAGCGGTGCGTTCCGCAGCAGGATCAGACTCAACGCCGGCGTGAGCGTGAGTGCGACGCTCATCGAAACGAACACCGCCAGCGCGTACGAGAAGGCGAGCGGCCGGAAGAACGAGCCGGTCAATCCCTCGAGGAAGAACACCGGCAGCAGCGCCAGCGCCTCGATCAAGGATGCGTAGACGATCGCGCCGCGAACCTCCATCGAGGATGAGAAGACGATCGACGCGGTCGACTGCGTGCTTCCTTCGGCACGTGCCTGTCGCAGTCGCCGGACGATGTTCTCGATGTCGACGATCGCGTCGTCGATGATCGCTCCTAAAGCGATGACGAAACCGGCCAGGATCATCGTGTTGATCGTCGCGCCGGTCGCCTTGAGTACGAGCCCGGCAGCGACGAGCGTGATGGGGATCGTGACCGAGCTGATCAGCGCGGTCCGCCACTCGAAGAGGAAGGCGCCGAGCACGAAGATCATGAGCAGGATCCCCAGCAGCAGCGACGTGCTGAGGTTCTTGATCGCGGTCTCGACGAACGTCGCCGGACGGAAGATCTCTGCGTCGATGTCGATCCCCGGGAGGCCGGGAGCCATCTCGGCGAGGGCCGCATCGACCCCGCGCGTCACTTCGAGCGTGTTGCCCCACGGCAGCTTCTCGACGATGAGCATCAGGCCGGGTCCGTCGTTGATGACGGCGTCGCCGCCGAGCAGCTGATGGTCCTCGACGAGGACGGCGACATCGGACAGCCTCAGCGTCTTGCCGGCGTTGTTCTTGAACGTGACCTGACCCAGATCGGCCGGCGTGACGATCGGCAGCTCGTGGCGGACCGAGATCCGCTGGTTGGGCGTGTCGATGAACCCGCCCCTGCCGACGACGGCGCCGCTTGCGAATTGTAAAATTCCCTCGTCCAGCGCGTCGGCGGTGACCTCCATGACCTGGTTGACGGACACGCCGTGCTTCTCCATCCGGTCCGGATCGATCTGAACCTGCAGCATCTGGAGGCGCTCCCCCCAGATGGGGACGTTGGCCACGCCCGGGACGCGGAGCAGCCGTGCTCGGATCTTCCAGTAGGCGATCATCGACAGGTCGATGGTGCTCAGCGTCTCCGAGGAGAGCCCGATCTTCATGACCCGGCTCGTCGACGACAGCGGCTGAAGCATGACCGGCGGAGCCGCCCAGGTCGGCAGCGTCGCTTTCACGAGCGCGAGCCGCTCCGCGACCAGCTGTCGCGCCTCCAGGAGGTCGGTGCCCGGCTCGAAGAGGAGCTCGATCTGCGACAGCTGCTCGAGCGATTTCGACCGCAGGACGTCGAGTTTCGGGATCCCGAACAGTGCCTGCTCCAAGGGGATGGTGACCAGCGCCTCAACTTCGGTGGTGGACAGGCCCACACAGATCGTGTGCACCTCGACCTTCGGAGGCGCGAACTCGGGGAAGACGTCCACGGGCATGGCCTTGAGCTGGCCGACGCCGAATATCATCATCGCCGCTGCTCCGGCCACGATGATGAACCGGAACTTGAGGCTCGACCCGACGATCCAACGCATCATGGCTCGCGCGTCTCCCGGCTCGTCACTTCCCGAGCCCGAACTCGATGCCGTACAGCTCGGCGGCGCCGGCGGTCACGACCTGCGTGCCGATCGGCGGCCCTTCGGTCAGGTAGACGCTGTCCCCATCGATGAAGTCGACGACGATCGACGCTCGGACGTACACGAGCGGCTCCGGGCTCGTGTACGTGAACGTCGCGCCTTTGGTGTCGTAGATGATCGCGCCGTACGGGATCACCTTCCGTAGAGCGCCGGCCGCGACGCGCGTCTCCGTCACCGCGGCCGTCGTCACCGCGAGACGCACGGCGGCCTGTTGGGTCAACCGTACGCGGCTCAGCCCCTGGGCGGACTCGTCGATGGAGTACGGCTCGACCGCCTTGTGCCCAGCTTCCTCGACCTGGCCGGCGCATCCGGCCAGCAGCGTCGCGGCGACCGCGGCTGCGAGCGTCGCCCGTCGGGTCTTTCGTCGCATCGCGCTCACCTAGGTCGTTGGGTTGGGCTCGGTCGCGGTGATGCCGACGACCCCGCTTCCTGCCTTCGACGCCTCCTCCGGTTCCAGGGCGATGACGCGGCCCCGCGTCAGCTCGATCTCGTCGTCGAGCGACAGCGCTTCCGGCCGCGAGGCGAATCGGAGGTAAAGGACCGGCAGCGCGAGAGCGCTGTAAAGGGTGGAGGTCACGAGTCCCAAGACGATCACGGATGCCATGGGGCGCAGGATCTCGCTTCCGGCTCGATCCCCGAGGATCAGGATCGGAAGCAGCGCCACGGACGTACCGAGCGCGGTCATGACGACCGGTCCGATCCGCTCTCGGGCTCCGCGAAGGGCGAGCTCGGTCCCCGATACCGAATCACGCTCGAGGTCGCGGTAGCGGCTCAACAGCAAGATGCCGTTCCGAGCGGCGATGAAGAAGACCGCGAACAGCCCACCGATCATGCCGAGAGAGGCCGTCCGTCCGACCGCGAGCGCGCCCAGGAGCCCTCCCGTGAGCGCGACCGGCATGGAGAGGAACACCAGCGATGCGTTGCGCCAGCTGCCGAGCGCTGCTTGGAGGAGAAGCAGGATGCCGGCGGCGGCGGCAACGACCAGCGCCAGGGTGCGCCGGAAGTCGGCCTGGCGGGTCGCGGAGTCCTGGAGGAGGGCCGCGTGGTACTCGAGCGGGAAGTCCATCCGGCTGAGTGATTGCTCGATCTCGCCGATGACGTCGCCGAGTCCTCGTCCTCGGACGTTCGCGGTGACGTCGATGGTGCGCGAGACGGACTCGCGGTGGATGGTGTTCGGGTTGGGCTTGACGCTCACCTGAGCGACGTCGGCGAGCCGCACCTGGCCGCCGGCCGGCCGGTCGATCGGCAGGTTGCGGATGGCCTCCAAGCTCGACCGGATCTCCGGCGTCCCCCACACCACGACCTCGAAGACCTTGTTGTCCTCGAACAGGTTGCCGACCTCGAGGCCGGAGAGCAGCGTTGTCGCGGCGCGCCGCACATCGCCGGGCTTGATCTCGTAGCGCTGCGCGGCGGCGAGATCGACCTTGACCTCGATGGTCGGCTCCTGGATCGGGAGCTGCGCGAGTGGTTCGACGACGCCGTCGATCCCGGTGAGCATCGTCTGGACCTGTTGCGCCTGGGCGGTGAGGACGTTGAGATCCTCGCCGAAGACGCGCACGACGACGTCGTTCTCGATCCCGGTCAGCAGATCGGTCACGCGCTCGTTCGAGTAGATCAGCACGTCCGAGTCGAGTCCCGGATACCCCGTCACGATCTCTTCGACCGAACGGATCGTCGCCGCATAGTCGGCGGCCGGGTCTATCGCGATCCACATCTCTGCCGTGTTGACGCCGCTCTCCTGATCGGACGTGATCGCGCGACCGACGTGCGATCCGACGTTGGCCACGCCGGGGAGCGTGCGCACCTCCGCTCCGGCCTGCGCGATGATCCGCGTCATCTCGGGGTGGGACGTGCCCGGCGCAGCGTCGACGTCGACGAGGAGGACCGGCTCCTTGAACGCCGGTAGAACGGGTCCTCGTTGGATGAACGGGAACGTCGCGAGTCCGATCGCCGCGACGGCGCCGAGCGCGATCAGCACCCGGCCCGGGCGGGCGATCAGAGTTTTAAGGGTTCGCTCCGAGGCGCCTTGCAGCCGACGCACGAGCGGAGGCTCCGACGCATCGAGCGGGGCGCCGGCGAGCAGAAGCATGCCGAGTGCGGGAGTCACGGTGAGTGCGACCGCCATCGAGGCCGCCACCGCGAGCAGGTAGGAGGTCGCCAGGGGCGGGAAGAACGCGCCGGGGATACCCGTGAAGAAGAACAGCGGCACGACGGCGAGAGCGACGACGAGGGTGGCGAAGAACGTCGCTTTGCGCGTCTCGAGCGTCGCGTCGAGGACGTTCAATATGGTCGACTTCTTGCTCCCCTCGAGCCGCGTGCGGCGCAGGCGCCGAACGATGCTTTCGACCCCGACCACTGCATCGTCCACCAGAGCGACGAGGGCCATCGCGAGCCCGGCCACCACGATCATGTTCACCGTCACGTCGCGCATACGCAGCACGATCAGCGCGACCGCCAGGGCGACGGGCATCGCGACGGCGCCGATGAGCGCGGTACGCCAGTCGTAGAAGAACGCGCCGAGCAGCAGGATGAGGAGAACGGCCCCGATGATCAGGGCCAAGCCGACGTTGTCTATCGAACGCTGAAGGTAGTCCGCCGGGCGATACATGCTCGAGTCGAACCGGACGTCTGCCATGCCCGGCTGAAGCTCCGTCAGGGCGTCCTCGACGGCTTGGGTCACCTCGAGCGTGCTCGTGTCGGGGAACTTCTCCACGACGAGCATCAGTCCGGGGCCGCTGGGGAGGACGGCGTCGCCGATCAGCGGCTGGTGGTCCTCCACGACCTGTGCGACGTCGCCGAGGCGAAGTGGTACCTGCCCCTCCCTCGACACCGTGACGTTCGCGAGATCGCCGGCGTTCTGGATCGGAAGCAGATGCTGGATCCCGAGCCGCTGGTTGGGCGTGTCGATGAAGCCGCCGGTGCCGGGGGTGCTCGCCTCGAGGAAGCTCAACGGCGACACCCACAGCGCGTTGCCCGTCGTTGCGATGACCTCTTGGAGGGTTACGCCCGTGTCGGAGAGGCGGCGTGGGTCGACGCGAACCTGGAGCTGGCGTTCACGCTGTCCCCAGATCGACACGTTCGCGACGCCGGGCACGCCTTGCAGACGAGGCTTGATCGTCCATCGGGCGAGGACGGACATGTCGATCAGAGACAGGGTCTCCGACGTCATCCCGATCATCAAGACCCGGCGGGTCGAAGACGTCGGCTGCAGCATCGTCGTGGGCTTGGAGACGTTGGGAAGCGCGTAGGCCTCGGTCAAACGCTCCGAGACCAGTTGCCTGGCCCTGAGGACGTTCGTGCCGGGTTCGAAAACGAGCTCGATCGACGAGAGACCCGGGGTCGACTCCGAACGGATCTCGTCCAGCCAGGCGATCCCATTGAGCAAATCCTGCTCCAAGGGAACGGTGATCAGCTGTTCCACCTCGTACGCGGAGAGGCCGAGCGCTTCCGTCTGGAGCTCGACGGTCGGCGGCATGAACTCGGGGAGGACGTCCACGGGGGTCTTCGTGAGCTGCATGAAGCCGACCGCCATCAGGCCCGCGGCCGCGACAACGACGACCCGTCTCAACCTCAAGCTCGATCCGACGATCCAGCGCATCATGGCGAGCGTCCTCCCCGGGTCCCGTTAGAGACCGACTCCAAGCTCGATGCCGAGTAGCTGACTCGCGCCGACGGTTACGACCGAGGCACCGGCTGCCGGGCCATCCGTCAAGATCACGCGATCGCCTTGGATGGACGCCACCCGAAGGCTGTGGCGCACGAACGTCAGCGGGGCCGGGTTCGTGTAGGCGAATGCATCGCCCTTTGTGTCGTAGACCAGGGCTCCGTACGGGATGGCGGTGCGCTGAACGCCCCCGGCAACGA
The DNA window shown above is from Actinomycetota bacterium and carries:
- a CDS encoding efflux RND transporter permease subunit, with product MMRWIVGSSLRLRRVVVVAAAGLMAVGFMQLTKTPVDVLPEFMPPTVELQTEALGLSAYEVEQLITVPLEQDLLNGIAWLDEIRSESTPGLSSIELVFEPGTNVLRARQLVSERLTEAYALPNVSKPTTMLQPTSSTRRVLMIGMTSETLSLIDMSVLARWTIKPRLQGVPGVANVSIWGQRERQLQVRVDPRRLSDTGVTLQEVIATTGNALWVSPLSFLEASTPGTGGFIDTPNQRLGIQHLLPIQNAGDLANVTVSREGQVPLRLGDVAQVVEDHQPLIGDAVLPSGPGLMLVVEKFPDTSTLEVTQAVEDALTELQPGMADVRFDSSMYRPADYLQRSIDNVGLALIIGAVLLILLLGAFFYDWRTALIGAVAMPVALAVALIVLRMRDVTVNMIVVAGLAMALVALVDDAVVGVESIVRRLRRTRLEGSKKSTILNVLDATLETRKATFFATLVVALAVVPLFFFTGIPGAFFPPLATSYLLAVAASMAVALTVTPALGMLLLAGAPLDASEPPLVRRLQGASERTLKTLIARPGRVLIALGAVAAIGLATFPFIQRGPVLPAFKEPVLLVDVDAAPGTSHPEMTRIIAQAGAEVRTLPGVANVGSHVGRAITSDQESGVNTAEMWIAIDPAADYAATIRSVEEIVTGYPGLDSDVLIYSNERVTDLLTGIENDVVVRVFGEDLNVLTAQAQQVQTMLTGIDGVVEPLAQLPIQEPTIEVKVDLAAAQRYEIKPGDVRRAATTLLSGLEVGNLFEDNKVFEVVVWGTPEIRSSLEAIRNLPIDRPAGGQVRLADVAQVSVKPNPNTIHRESVSRTIDVTANVRGRGLGDVIGEIEQSLSRMDFPLEYHAALLQDSATRQADFRRTLALVVAAAAGILLLLQAALGSWRNASLVFLSMPVALTGGLLGALAVGRTASLGMIGGLFAVFFIAARNGILLLSRYRDLERDSVSGTELALRGARERIGPVVMTALGTSVALLPILILGDRAGSEILRPMASVIVLGLVTSTLYSALALPVLYLRFASRPEALSLDDEIELTRGRVIALEPEEASKAGSGVVGITATEPNPTT
- a CDS encoding efflux RND transporter permease subunit produces the protein MMRWIVGSSLKFRFIIVAGAAAMMIFGVGQLKAMPVDVFPEFAPPKVEVHTICVGLSTTEVEALVTIPLEQALFGIPKLDVLRSKSLEQLSQIELLFEPGTDLLEARQLVAERLALVKATLPTWAAPPVMLQPLSSTSRVMKIGLSSETLSTIDLSMIAYWKIRARLLRVPGVANVPIWGERLQMLQVQIDPDRMEKHGVSVNQVMEVTADALDEGILQFASGAVVGRGGFIDTPNQRISVRHELPIVTPADLGQVTFKNNAGKTLRLSDVAVLVEDHQLLGGDAVINDGPGLMLIVEKLPWGNTLEVTRGVDAALAEMAPGLPGIDIDAEIFRPATFVETAIKNLSTSLLLGILLMIFVLGAFLFEWRTALISSVTIPITLVAAGLVLKATGATINTMILAGFVIALGAIIDDAIVDIENIVRRLRQARAEGSTQSTASIVFSSSMEVRGAIVYASLIEALALLPVFFLEGLTGSFFRPLAFSYALAVFVSMSVALTLTPALSLILLRNAPLERRESPVVRVLQRGYTAILGRILRTPRPAYGAVAVVLLAGIVAAPALGQSLLPEFKERDFLMHWLTKPGTSLEEEVRVTTASSKELRAIPGVRNFGAHIGNALLGDEPYGVYFGENWISVDPKADYDATHAKIQEVVDGYPGIYRDVQTYLKERIREVLTGSSDAIVVRVYGPDLQVLRSKAAEIEEILRGIPGTIEEHVELQVEEPQIQVEVNLAAAQRHGIKPGDVRRIASTMIAGEEVGDIFRAGRAYDVQVWSIPEARNSLTDIQNLRIDTPEGGQVRLNEVAEVAIRTVPNFVRHQGLQRRIQIEANVEGRDLGSVVRDFESKLAEVDFPLEYRYELLGEYTERQAAQTRLFGWAIVAAIGIFMLLMVSFGSPRLATLSFLTLPMAMVGGILTVYFGGRVLSLGSLVGFFTVLGVVARNGIMMISHFQHLERFEGESFGPALVLRGAKERLSPIMMTTLTTGLALVPLLVTGQIPGQEIEYPMALVIIGGLITSTLINLFVVPSLYLRFARGRRVQIAA